The DNA window AGACATTCGCACGATTtattcatcttttctcttacATTTATTACCAATTCTGCCAAAGATACATGTTCCAGATTCCAAATGCCATTGTACATTCAACTACGAATTGAATAGTAAGCATTCGCTGTTTGTTATTAATCGCAACGCTAAGACCTGTCGAGCAATATGCTTTGCGCACTATCTGCTCCTTTAGAACTAAGTGGCTGGCAGACATCATGTCCTCCGCCTTTTACCACGCCAAAATCCCAATAGGCTTCCTGTCTTACGTCAGTAAATTTCCTTAGACCAAGGTGACGCGGTTCTTCAGCACCGACAGGTCAACCTTTTTAAGTTGGTGGAAGTGAGGGTCGAAGAACTGGTTGATGCGCTGGAACAGCCACTCGGGGTTCTCGTCGGCAGGAAAGTGTCCGGCCTGAGGCACAATATCCAGCGTCGTGTTCTTTCCAATGGGGCCCCAGACAGGCTTCAGGACAGAAGCAAGACTGGCCTCACCAGCTAGGGCAAGGAAGGGCAGGTCCAGCGGCTTCTTGTTGAGCACGCTGAAGAAAGCAGCGTCCTTGCCCATGATCTTGGCGTCAAAGGCGCCAAACATGGCTCGAAGGCCGCCGGGCTTGCGTAGATCGTCGACGACTCGGTCAATCACGTCAAGGGGGAATCCCGAGAGGCCGGTGTAAGaggcgtggaagaagaaggagaggacgGCTTCGCGTTCGCGGCCGCTTTGGAAGCGCTCGGCTGCGTCTGGGACGGCCCAGGCGGCAAGCGGGTAGAGCGAGTAAGTGTCCCAGTTGTATTGGGGCGTCCAGGCCTGCTCGTATCCGTGGCCGGGCAGGCCGTATTCGACGACGCCGAGAGCGTTGACGAGAGATGGCTTCTTGATGGCGAGGGCAACGGCGGCACCAACGCCCTTGTCGTGCGAGAAGACGCTGGCCTTTGAGATGTTGAGATAGTCTAGGAGGCCCTCGAGATCGGAAGCCATGGCCTCTGAGGTATAGTCGCCGTCGGGCGGGATCGTGCTGTCTCCCATGCCGCGGTTATCAGGCGCAATGACTGTGTACTTTTGAGCCAACATGGGACCAAGCAGCCGCCAAGTGATCTGATTTTGAACAATCATCAGTTTATAAGTCTTTTCTATATATCATGGATCAGTAGAACGTACACTGGGTTGAGGATTGCCATGGACAAGCACCATTGGCGGGCCTGATCCA is part of the Trichoderma atroviride chromosome 1, complete sequence genome and encodes:
- a CDS encoding uncharacterized protein (SECRETED:SignalP(1-18)~MEROPS:MER0031617), giving the protein MLFAASLATAFIASAAAAAVPEWDQWAHGRVLVNNITMHYRWAGSGPPMVLVHGNPQPSITWRLLGPMLAQKYTVIAPDNRGMGDSTIPPDGDYTSEAMASDLEGLLDYLNISKASVFSHDKGVGAAVALAIKKPSLVNALGVVEYGLPGHGYEQAWTPQYNWDTYSLYPLAAWAVPDAAERFQSGREREAVLSFFFHASYTGLSGFPLDVIDRVVDDLRKPGGLRAMFGAFDAKIMGKDAAFFSVLNKKPLDLPFLALAGEASLASVLKPVWGPIGKNTTLDIVPQAGHFPADENPEWLFQRINQFFDPHFHQLKKVDLSVLKNRVTLV